CGCCCGCGATTGCGACTGCCGAGGTCTGCTTCAGCTCCTGGCACTGACGCGGGGAGGGACGTTCCCCCCCCAGGACCTGCCCAGAACTGATGTCGCAGTAGCCGAGGGTAcaaactccctgctcctccccaccAGGAGCAGCGGTCACCTGGGGTGGAGAAGCCCATTTGCACCAGCAGGAAGGGTTGGACGTGGGAGGAGAGGTGGGTTCCCGcttgcagagccctgggacTTCCACTGGGGACCAGGTGCTTGGAGCTGGTGACACCAAGAGCAGCCATCACCTGCAGACCTTCTTAGGGGTCCGGAGGGGAAGGGAGACAAGGACACTTGTCTGAATGCCCACCCACTGCTCTCTTCTAAAGGGTGGTGGAGAATCTGGCCCTTGGAGCTGTCTCCCTGGTTTTAGCAGCCTTGGGGGCAGGTTGTGGAGTAACCAGCGCTGACAGCCTGGGGCAGGAGACCGAGACCTGGTTTTTACGTGAAACCTGAGTTCTGCCCTGGCTGGGATACGCCAGCTGAGTCAGACCCCTCGTTGGGATGGGCGCTTCCCCCTCTCACGCCTTCCTTTTCTTGGTGTCTTCTGCCACCAGGGGTAACATGAAAGGCCGAAAGCCGTACAAGGAAGGACCCTCATGCTCGCAGTGTCCCGAGGGCAGAGTCTGCGTCAACTCCTTGTGCGGTGAGTGAAGCAAAGCGGCGCGTGTCCCCTGACAGGCTACTGGGACCCAGACCCCTGGGTTGGGGGTCCAAGCTCTGAACCCCCCTGGAGCTATCAGGAAGCCCTGGACCCACAGTTCCAGGGCTGGAGTGTGAGACGTCAGGTGCGATGGCAGCCCCTGGGACAGGTCAGCTGCCTCGGGACGAGGAGGGTCGGACAAGGACCTCGTACCCCCTTAGCCAGCAAGTTTTGCCCCGTGAGGATGCCCCTTGAGGGGCAGAAGGTTGCGTGAGGGAGTAGAGATGTCTCCAGGTTGGGAACCCCAGAGTGAGGGATGCTCCAGGGTGACCTGAGAGGggtcagctgctgcttcacccCCCACTGCTTTCTGCTGGCCCTGCTCAGTGCAGGAGATCCGCTGAGGACCCCAGCCCTAACCCATGGCACTTTTCGTCTCTCACCAGAACCCACAGTAGAAGAGACCACTCCGGCCTCTGTGACAGCAAAGGCAAGCCCACCCACCCCAACCACAGCCAtgccaaaacccacaaccacaGCCAAGCCAAAACCCACACCACCAGTGCCCACCACAACCAAGCCAAGACCCACAACCACACTTCCAACCACAACCCCAGCCAAGCCATCACCCACAACTACAATCCCAACCACAGCCAagccaaaacccaccaccacgCTCCCAACCACAACCACAGCCACGCTCCCAACCACAACCAAGCCCAAACCCGCAACCACGCTCCCAACCACAGCCAAGCCAAGACCCACAGCCATGGTTCCAACCACAGCCAAGCCACTACCCACAACCACACTCCCAAACACAACCACAGCCATGCTCCCAACCACAGCCAAGCCAAAACCTGCAACACTAGCACCCATCACAATGACAGCCAAGCCAAAACCTGCCACCACACTCCCAATGACAACCCCAGCCAAGCCAAAACCTGCCACCACACTCCCAATGACAACCCCAGCCAAGCCAAAACCTGCAACAccagcagccaccacagccaTGGCCAAGCCAAAACCCACCAAGCCAGCACCCACCACTACTACTGCCAAGCCAAAGCCCACCATGCTAACAACCActgcaccaaagcccaccacaactgCTACCACTAAGCCAATGCccaccacaccaaaacccaccacagccaccactaTAGCCAAGCCAATGCccaccacaccaaaacccaccacaaccacAGCCAAGCCAATGCccaccacaccaaaacccaccacaaccacAGCCAAGCCAATGCCCACcacaccaaagcccaccacagccaccactaTAGCCAAGCCAATGCccaccacaccaaaacccaccacagccaccactaCAGCCAAGCCAATGCccaccacaccaaaacccaccacaaccacAGCCAAGCCAGCACccaccacaccaaaacccaccacaaccacAGCCAAGCCAATGCccaccacaccaaaacccaccacagccaccactaCAGCCAAGCCAATGCccaccacaccaaaacccaccacaaccacAGCCAAGCCAATGCccaccacaccaaaacccaccacaaccacAGCCAAGCCAGCACccaccacaccaaaacccaccacagccacgACTATAGCCAAGCCAGCACccaccacaccaaaacccaccacaaccacAGCCAAGCCAGCACccaccacaccaaaacccaccacaaccacAGCCAAGCCAGCACccaccacaccaaaacccaccacaaccacAGCCAAGCCAGCACccaccacaccaaaacccactACAGCCAGGCCAACACCCACCACAACTATGGCCAagccaaaacccaccacagccaccactaTAGCCAAGCCAGCACCCACCACACCAAAAACCACCACAGCTACCACTACCACCAAGCCAACACccaccacaccaaaacccaccacaacgATGGGCACATCAAAGCCTACCACAACCACCACTCCAGCCAAGCCATcacccaccaccactgcagccaAGCCAACACCTGCTGCTACAACACCGGCAAAGCCAAAACCCACCACTACAACACCAGCACCTaccacagcagcaaagacacaaCCACAAACTTCCACAACCACAAAGCCAGAACCCCCTGAAACAGAACGATCCAGTCCTACTGAGGCAACGGGGCTGACTCTTTCTTTTGAGCCCTCATTAGACCTGGATTATAAAGCATCTCCAGAAGCAGAGGTAGACGCTCGAGGGTCTGTTAGCCCCTTAACCACAGAGGATCCAGCCTTATTAGAAAGCCCAGCCTTCAGCCCCAAACCAGTCCCAGAAACGAATACAGGTGTCAAagaggatgggaaggagaaatcAACCTTCTCCAGTCCACCTCCATCCCTCAGCCAAGTAGTTCCAGACATCAGGTTAGGTTTCAATAAAGCTGAGCTCATAACCCCCTCAAAGTCAGTGGTCTTCAGCCCCGAAGAGCCCACCTTCTTGCGCTTAACATcatcttccaaagaaaaaaaagggcagagccctgctttccagACCTCCCTCTCAGGTAAGGTAATTGTGGGGTCTGTCCTGGCATGGACCCTCAGATGTTCGATGATCCCCACGCAGCATGGAGAGCGCTTGGGAGGACCCAGTATTGCACTGGTCCTCTGGATCCTCCTCTTGTCTGTGGCACCGAGCCTTCCCCTCACTCTTTTCTCTAACACTGAAAGGGACCGGTTGGATGTCTCGCTCGTGAAGCATGGTTCTGTTTACAGCCTGCTCCCCACTAACGCACCAGCCCCCGCTGGATCTGTGCACTGCTGCCTCGCACCTCCCAGTGTCTTGGTGCACGTCACTGATGGAGCTGCATGAGCGGGAGTTCCTCTGTTGTTCACATCTTCACCTCTAATtccatgttttcttctcttctgccaGCAGGTGCCCTGGACACCGAAGAACCGGAGACAAACTCAGATCAGACAAGCATGGATCAGCCTACGGCTGGAGCCCCCAGTACCTGCTTGGGGCTTTCATTCCTCCTCCTACCCAGTGTCATCCTGGTGGGCCTTCTGCTTTGAATGGTCTTTCTCAGCTGTCCCTGCACCAGTCACCAAGGCTTTCTTCAGCATTGGTAGTTCCACAGCCATGGTGGGCTTGGGAGACATCATGGACAATTCAGGTTGACACTCTCTTCTTATGCTGCCTTATCTGCTCCAGCCCCGACAAGCCAAGGGCAGCTGGCAGTCCCATGGGAACCTGGTCCCCTTCCTGAAGAGACCCAAGGGCAGGAGGGTCTGACATAATGCTGGTGACCTTGGatgcttctcctttcctcccagccagcctgggcttcTGGTCCGTTTCCAGACTGGAAGTGATGAGCTATCCCACCCACCTGTGTGGCTGGCAGGCCCCGCTGCACCGTGTCCCCAGGGAAAGCAGAATGACTTGGAAACCCGAGTGGTGATGAGACATGGTCATTGGGTTTGGTGTTTGTAGCTGAGACGTGGTGGTTTGGTCTTTGTCAGGATGAGTTTCCAACAAAAAtgctcttttcccttcctgatGTGCCTGTTCATCTCAGTTTTGGAGAAGTTtcatctcttccctttttgtccAGAAGGagtggctttgcttttttttttccccccacaggagaggattttattttcccttcctggtTCTAGTATGTGGCCAGTACTACCCAGATGtactcctttctcctcctcacaCCCCTCGGCCCTTgcctccttcctctcttctgcCCTGTGCCGCATGTACCCATTCCACAGTTAGTCCGTTGCCACCACTTTATTTTACGCGTGTGCCTGCACCTGGGTGCATcatgcacagaagaaaaaccttcAGCGCTAAAGAGGAGTTACGGGCTCCTTCACGCAGCTTTCTTCTGCATGGCTTCCTTCCTTGCGTAACTGCTGTGTATTTGAATTTAGATGCAGATCCCAGTTGACATATAATTTGCGTGTGGTGGAACCTGGTCCAGGAGCAACAAGTCATCACATGTGCTGGTACAATTTGAGCTCAAGAGAGACGAGTGAATGGTGACAGAGGTTACCAGCGGTTCCAGGACTTGTTGCAGGGCTGCTTTCATTGTCTGGGACACTGTGGTTTATTGCCCCATGTCTCTGCTCCCTTCACTGGAAGGTTCCCAGTAAGGTGTGTTGGATATGTGATGAGCTTTGCGGAGCGGTGGAAGGGACTAGGTGATACAGTCCCTTCTCTGGTTGTTGCATCCCTTGATTTCTTAAACAGATGAGGTGGAGAATGACCTGAAGGCAAATATTTGTGTCCTCCTCCACGATGCTGTGTCCTGTGCATCCCCAGAGCATGCACTGAATAAATCCTGTTGTAAAAGCCTGTTGTGGGGCATGCAGTGTCTCGCTGGGGGATCCAGAGGCCAGGGACCTGCTTATTCCATCTATAAAATGTTCTTGAGCGTGTGCTTATGCAGAATTACTCCTGGAGGTGCTGAAGGGGGTGTGGGTTCGGCTTTCCAAAAGCATCCAGGGGCCAGTTTTTGCAAGGTTGCAACTTAATGTTTTTAAACCTGTGtaaaagcagcaggaggtggAGATGATCGAGGATGATGTAGGGAATGTTCCCCGAGCCCCCAGCTGAGTGCAAAGCAGAGATGTGTCCCCGCCAGGAATTTTTGGTCaaggaaagcaagaggaagagaagttggaggaaaaaagaaagagatcaAAAGGGGGGCTGGAGTGTTTCTGGTTCCCTCTTTTAAGAGGTccagcagccagcttctcccGCCCCCAAACACACAATTTTTCACCTtcacagcagagaaagatgCTAAATGCAAGTGTGTCCCCAGAtcctgtgtttctgcagcacGTTTGCTGGAGAACATCACCTTCTCCAGTCCACCTCTATTCCTCAGCCAAGTAGTTCCAGACATCAGCGGATGAGCAGCACACGGGGAAAGGGTCTCGGCGAGGCATAAACTCGCAGCCCA
The window above is part of the Falco cherrug isolate bFalChe1 chromosome 16, bFalChe1.pri, whole genome shotgun sequence genome. Proteins encoded here:
- the PI16 gene encoding peptidase inhibitor 16 isoform X1 encodes the protein MLSSGLPPAFLLLTALELSWSLSDEEKKIILDGHNKYRSQVSPPAMDMLKMSWDAELEAFAQAYAEKCIWDHNKERGRRGENLFAMAPTLDLEFAVEDWNGEEKYYNLTTSTCVPGQMCGHYTQVVWASTHQIGCGAKFCEKIDGIETEDMYLLVCNYYPPGNMKGRKPYKEGPSCSQCPEGRVCVNSLCEPTVEETTPASVTAKASPPTPTTAMPKPTTTAKPKPTPPVPTTTKPRPTTTLPTTTPAKPSPTTTIPTTAKPKPTTTLPTTTTATLPTTTKPKPATTLPTTAKPRPTAMVPTTAKPLPTTTLPNTTTAMLPTTAKPKPATLAPITMTAKPKPATTLPMTTPAKPKPATTLPMTTPAKPKPATPAATTAMAKPKPTKPAPTTTTAKPKPTMLTTTAPKPTTTATTKPMPTTPKPTTATTIAKPMPTTPKPTTTTAKPMPTTPKPTTTTAKPMPTTPKPTTATTIAKPMPTTPKPTTATTTAKPMPTTPKPTTTTAKPAPTTPKPTTTTAKPMPTTPKPTTATTTAKPMPTTPKPTTTTAKPMPTTPKPTTTTAKPAPTTPKPTTATTIAKPAPTTPKPTTTTAKPAPTTPKPTTTTAKPAPTTPKPTTTTAKPAPTTPKPTTARPTPTTTMAKPKPTTATTIAKPAPTTPKTTTATTTTKPTPTTPKPTTTMGTSKPTTTTTPAKPSPTTTAAKPTPAATTPAKPKPTTTTPAPTTAAKTQPQTSTTTKPEPPETERSSPTEATGLTLSFEPSLDLDYKASPEAEVDARGSVSPLTTEDPALLESPAFSPKPVPETNTGVKEDGKEKSTFSSPPPSLSQVVPDIRLGFNKAELITPSKSVVFSPEEPTFLRLTSSSKEKKGQSPAFQTSLSAGALDTEEPETNSDQTSMDQPTAGAPSTCLGLSFLLLPSVILVGLLL